The Plutella xylostella chromosome 9, ilPluXylo3.1, whole genome shotgun sequence genome has a segment encoding these proteins:
- the LOC105386829 gene encoding calcitonin receptor → MMPSVKVVVWGLVCCCLLSQFGLFVSGYEDSLATARDNTAVWRQRRRGGGRAPACQRQPSYVCEEPPNTIPASSGKYCDFRNDLHPEQVYRWVAGRGCLRFTPDQLFVGGRIPFDLRIGCFYGEHFAPCLELEKEDGKCGCYPYDPRLEQVTQAVRAALLPSVRGRWEQCVYEAEACCDQYMNKDMLPAFVLGRESGTCRGTWDGWSCWAKAEAGSVVAQVCPDFAYSNSGPSCEHYSSKQCNPNGTWSEQTDYSTCSVAPRLLRRYRFHIALLSASIAACVPAVLVFVVYRRLRVTRVALHRNLLIAIIVRNVAVIVSRTEIYIDELSSSTTSSVLSANGVGCRILAALERASVNAVFVCMLIEGVYLHRLIVAVFKKKISERLLYGVGAVITIVPVIIWAALMAIYNDHSCWVVYSVANIQWVLDAPRIAILLVNTLLFLDILRALLTAKIRNAESTNQLNTTKATLFLMPLFGTQFLLTAFRPQTASCVLEQAYYYCTYSLESLQGAVVALLYCYANKEVHNLVKATYKKTEESVVSIVNRDGNYRRATKAAFSSSAHSSDKELYPRDNPALHTAEIISINPSERFAEILEPVYETVVPCVNEGYDSLDRMEVELDPRKLKNYDTSSGSFEVQDWVGDISARSSSCDGSLDYNGLDDKCGHGDAELDRFSDACERNPRVSTDSMMFDEIMQIVEFGESSGVLLDPSLLSPNRKTEDKIVFLDN, encoded by the exons GAACCACCCAACACGATACCGGCGTCCAGTGGAAAATACTGTGATTTTCGCAACGATCTGCACCCCGAgcag GTGTACCGCTGGGTGGCGGGGCGCGGCTGCCTGCGGTTCACTCCGGACCAGCTGTTCGTCGGCGGGCGGATCCCCTTCGACCTGCGCATCGGATGCTTCTACGGAGAACACTTCGCGCCTTGCTTGGAGCTT GAGAAAGAAGACGGCAAATGCGGCTGCTACCCCTACGACCCTCGCCTGGAGCAGGTCACCCAGGCGGTACGCGCGGCGCTGTTGCCCTCAGTCCGGGGGCGCTGGGAGCAGTGCGTGTATGAAGCCGAGGCTTGCTGCGACCAGTACATGAATAAGGACATGCTGCCGGCTTTTGTTTTGGGGAGAG AATCAGGCACATGCCGCGGCACGTGGGACGGCTGGTCGTGCTGGGCGAAGGCCGAGGCGGGCTCCGTGGTCGCCCAGGTCTGTCCTGACTTCGCCTACTCCAACAGCGGCCCGTCTTGCGAAC ACTACAGCAGCAAGCAATGCAACCCCAACGGCACGTGGAGCGAGCAGACCGACTATTCCACCTGCAGCGTGGCCCCCCGACTGCTGCGCCGGTACCGCTTCCACATCGCCCTCCTCTCCGCCTCCATCGCCGCCTGCGTACCAGCCGTCCTGGTGTTTGTCGTCTACCGTCGCCTGAGGGTCACTAGGGTCGCTCTGCACAGGAACCTGTTGATTGCGATCATTGTGAGGAATGTCGCGGTTATTGTCAGTCGGACTGAG ATCTACATAGACGAGCTATCATCCAGCACCACATCATCAGTGCTGTCAGCCAACGGCGTGGGGTGTCGGATACTCGCGGCCCTGGAGCGGGCGTCTGTCAACGCGGTGTTCGTATGTATGCTGATAGAAGGAGTGTACCTGCACAGGCTGATTGTGGCCGTGTTCAAGAAGAAGATCAGCGAACGGTTGTTGTACGGGGTTGGGGCAG TAATAACAATAGTCCCAGTAATCATCTGGGCGGCACTAATGGCTATCTACAACGACCATTCGTGCTGGGTGGTGTACTCGGTGGCCAACATCCAGTGGGTGCTGGACGCCCCCCGTATCGCCATCCTGTTAGTCAACACGCTGCTGTTCCTGGATATACTGCGCGCGCTGCTCACGGCTAAGATACGGAATGCGGAGAGCACTAATCAACT AAACACAACAAAAGCGACCCTCTTCCTGATGCCACTGTTCGGCACGCAGTTCCTGCTGACCGCGTTCCGACCGCAGACCGCGTCGTGCGTTCTCGAGCAGGCGTACTACTACTGCACGTACTCGCTGGAGAGCCTGCAGGGCGCCGTGGTGGCGCTGCTCTACTGTTATGCTAATAAGGAG GTACACAACCTAGTAAAAGCAACCTAcaagaagaccgaagagtcaGTTGTCTCCATCGTGAACCGGGACGGCAACTACCGGCGAGCCACCAAGGCTGCCTTCAGCTCCTCAGCACACTCCAGCGACAAGGAACTCTACCCTCGAGACAACCCTGCACTGCACACGGCAGAAATCATCTCTATCAACCCTTCAGAACGATTCGCAGAAATACTAGAACCGGTTTACGAGACTGTCGTCCCTTGTGTCAATGAAGGGTATGACTCGCTGGATCGAATGGAAGTGGAACTGGATCCACGGAAATTGAAGAACTATGATACGTCGAGTGGATCGTTTGAGGTGCAAGATTGGGTGGGGGATATATCTGCTCGGTCAAGCTCTTGTGATGGTTCTTTAGACTACAACGGTTTGGACGACAAATGCGGTCACGGTGATGCAGAGTTGGATCGTTTTAGTGATGCGTGTGAAAGGAATCCCAGGGTTTCAACTGATAGTATGATGTTTGATGAGATCATGCAGATTGTGGAGTTTGGTGAGTCCAGTGGTGTCTTGTTGGACCCTAGCTTGCTGTCGCCTAATAGGAAAACTGaagataaaattgtatttcttGATAACTGA